In one window of Arachis ipaensis cultivar K30076 chromosome B06, Araip1.1, whole genome shotgun sequence DNA:
- the LOC107647248 gene encoding protein FAR1-RELATED SEQUENCE 5-like, with translation MNQSYGSLCAKEEGSDALGPSGDECGDEFQDGGLGVESEAHEYFGDNFYNNWGERAVDGIAELGCINFKELQFVCKMNGFTVRKNKIWRNMKSEVTQQEFVCFWQGFKDMGSVNDGLRWKREPNAETRCGCEAETREVQNHELLEDRLIFMLPGNRKIDATPMEQMNMMLKVRIKMPHIYSSFVHTAEGFQNVLFLKRDMYNQIGKEWRLIGGDVMSCLKFLESTPQENPRMYVSYLADKDGRLVHLFWSDNYSQLDYRLFGYVVAFDVTYRKNKYMYPLVVFSGINHHNQTIMFAAVLVANENDQTYTWLLQ, from the exons ATGAACCAATCTTATGGGTCATTGTGTGCTAAAGAGGAGGGAAGCGATGCCTTGGGTCCTAGTGGTGACGAATGTGGTGACGAATTTCAGGATGGGGGATTAGGGGTGGAGTCAGAGGCACATGAGTATTTCGGGGACAACTTCTACAACAACTGGGGGGAGAGAGCCGTCGACGGTATTGCAGAGTTGGGGTGTATTAATTTCAAAGAACTACAA TTTGTATGCAAAATGAATGGTTTTACTGTGAGGAAGAATAAGATTTGGCGAAATATGAAGAGTGAGGTTACACAACAAGAATTTGTATGTTTTTGGCAAGGGTTCAAAGATATGGGATCCGTTAACGACGGCCTGAGATGGAAACGTGAGCCAAATGCGGAGACTAGATGCGGTTGTGAGGCAGAAACGCGA GAAGTTCAAAACCACGAACTGCTGGAGGATAGACTGATCTTTATGCTACCGGGGAATAGGAAAATAGATGCAACCCCCATGGAACAAATGAATATGATGCTGAAAGTTAGGATTAAAATGCCACATATTTATTCATCTTTTGTGCACACTGCCGAGGGATTCCAAAACGTTCTGTTTCTAAAGAGAGATATGTATAACCAGATAGGCAAGGAATGGAGGCTTATAGGTGGTGATGTGATGTCTTGCCTTAAGTTCTTAGAATCAACGCCGCAAGAGAATCCAAGAATGTATGTGAGTTACTTGGCGGACAAGGATGGTCGTCTGGTACACCTGTTTTGGTCGGATAATTATAGTCAGCTGGATTATCGTTTGTTTGGGTATGTCGTCGCATTTGATGTGACATATCGGAAGAATAAGTATATGTATCCACTGGTTGTGTTTTCCGGAATCAATCACCATAACCAAACAATTATGTTTGCTGCTGTGCTAGTGGCAAATGAGAATGATCAGACTTACACCTGGTTGCTTCAATAG
- the LOC107604817 gene encoding uncharacterized protein LOC107604817 has protein sequence MKITFSSMPSSFYKTLHPSSTPLLTDSLLILHHRRLSPLHRRSQSSITPLPQSLSFSFDADEFRYLLHAVFCRCSLKLVSVVAAASTSSSRHRWFSDLVVASPVEDYFLYIDDLKNPDKEEAEKITQPYLDALGEDYSVCCLGTAFFPLQSCMNHSCSSNAKAFKRDES, from the exons ATGAAAATCACGTTCTCCTCGATGCCATCTTCATTTTACAAAACACTCCATCCTTCATCCACGCCGCTTCTCACCGATTCGCTCCTAATCCTTCATCATCGGCGCCTTTCGCCCCTTCACCGCCGTTCCCAAAGCTCCATCACACCCCTTCCCCAATCTCTCTCTTTCAGTTTCGATGCTGATGAATTTCGCTACCTTCTTCACGCCGTTTTCTGTCGCTGCTCGCTAAAGCTCGTCAGCGTCGTCGCCGCCGCTTCTACCTCTTCTTCTCGTCACCGTTGGTTCAG TGATTTGGTTGTAGCTTCTCCTGTGGAGGATTACTTTTTATacattgatgatctgaaaaatcctgATAAG GAAGAAGCTGagaaaattacacaaccatattTAGATGCTCTTGGTGAAGACTATTCTGTTTGTTGCCTAG GAACTGCTTTTTTTCCTTTGCAAAGCTGCATGAACCATTCCTGTAGTTCTAATGCCAAAGCCTTCAAGAGAGACGAG TCCTAA